TTTTGCATTTTTCTTAAATTGTGGTGGACAATGATCTAAAAATTCAGCATATTCATGGCTTAGTTATTTCAATTCTTGTTTTTAAGTGTGTGTCTTGTCATATGACTAATTTGCAAATGTTCTGATGGTGAACTCTGTTGTCTGGACAATGCTACTTTGATAAATATGCCTGTTCTTAGTCTTTGCTGAAACATTATTTAATGTTAAGTTGGTAACTATGGAGTGATATTTGGTGCATCTTACCAACCATGTGTGTGTGCGTTGACCGTCTTTCTTGGGGATTTGTGTCAGGTAAGCTACTACTAgggaatgaaaaatgaaaaactgCATTTTTATGGCATGTCTGAAGATCAATATAACTTGAAAGATTGTAGGACCTATTTGAGCACAAAACTGAAGGGCATGGTCGTCAATGTTGTATAGTTTGTTTTCATGACAAGttagaagagaaaaatatgtCACAATCCAGATAAGGTTCAGAAAATAAAAAGTGGAAGGAATCCAGTCATGCAGAATTTCTTAGCAGTACAGTACAATGATTATGGACCTCTGACCTAAAAAGAAATGTTTATCGATCTTCAATGATGTCAGTTTTTCAATTTGATCCCGTCTGTTCAGAAAAGCTTGATGTACATTTGCTTATGAAATCTATGTGTACCGTGTCAGGATGGGGAATCAGGATGGAGTAGCCTTCATCGCGCCCTGCATTTTGGTCATCTTGCTATTGCTAGCATCCTTCTACAGTCTGGTGCTTCTATCACTTTGGAAGACACCAAATCTAGAACTCCCATTGATTTGTTGTCAGGACCTGTTTTACAGGGCTTTGAAAACAAAAATTCAGGTAGATGTGAAGACATTTCAATTTCTGTGAACTCTCTCTTCAATTCATTTCATAGTAGATAGCAGTTGACTTTCTTTGCCGtttgtatgttttttttttcttttagctgCTACGGAGGTTTTCAGTTGGGGAAGTGGTGTGAATTATCAACTAGGGACTGGAAATGCACACATTCAAAAGTTACCCTGTAAAGTTGATTCTCTTCATGGGTCAGTCATCAAGTTGGTTTCTGCAGCAAAATTTCATAGTGCAGCCGTCACTGCCCGTGGAGAACTCTATACTTGGGGTTTTGGACGAGGTGGCCGTCTTGGGCACCCAGACTTTGATATACATAGGTAAACTTAATTTGAGGAAAGCTTTTGACTTTCCAGAACAATCCAGCAGTATGTTTTTTTTGCTTATATTGAGGGATGTAGTGTATATCCTATATTTTTTTGCAttatgaaaattttattaagaaGAATTATAATGTTTTCTAACTGAATTGTATGCTCTTTTACCTATATGTTTAATGTAATAATTTTTGGTTTCATTTCTTACTCTGTTCTTTAACCTTGCTACTTAAATTTTCTCATGCTAGCAGTATATGTTCATAGTTAATTAGTTTCTTTCCTGGTATCAAGTGTCGACTATGTTTGATAATTGATATTCGATGTTCTCCCAGCGGCCAAGCTGCGGTAATAACTCCACGACAAGTGATCTCTGGTTTAGGGGCACGTCGAGTGAAAGCTGTTGCTGCAGCTAAACATCACACTGTTATTGCAACAGAGGCTGGAGAAGTTTTCACTTGGGGTTCCAACAGAGGTAAATGCTTTTCTGATATTCACATTACCATATTTACCAACTCTGTGAGTTATCCCAAGCAGGTAATGTGCTGTCAATAATTATGTCATTGACGTTATTAGATGTATCAAAATTGTCATGCTTCCTCTTTGGTTGTAATTTAGTGCATAGGAACTGGTATTTGTAATAAGTGTTTTTGGCTTTCATGGTTGcattttgattcatttggtgatGATGTGCAGAGGGTCAACTTGGGTATACTTCAGTAGATACTCAACCCACACCTCGTAGAGTGAGTTCGCTGAGGTCAAAAGTAGTTGCTGTTGCTGCAGCAAACAAGCACACTTCTGTAGTTTCTGACTTGGGTGAGGTTTTCACCTGGGGATGCAATAAGGAGGGTCAGCTAGGCTACGGAACATCTAACTCGGCTTCTAACTATGCCCCAAGGATTGTTGAGTATTTGAAGGGAAAGAATTTTGTTGGAGTTTCTGCAGCTAAGTATCATACGGTTGTTCTTGGATCTGATGGAGAGGTTTTCACTTGGGGCCACCGGCTTGTTACTCCAAAGAGAGTTGTGATTGGCCGGAATCTAAAAAAGATGGGCAACATCCCGTTGAAGTTTCACCGTAAGGAACGTCTTCATGTGGTTGCAATAGCTGCTGGGACTACACATAGTATGGCTCTTACAGAGGATGGCACATTATTTTATTGGGTGTCATCTGATCCTGATCTGCGCTGTCAACAGGTTTTAGCTGCTGTCTATGTTGTGTATACAGTTTCTAGCACTTCTTGTGAATAACATCTAATATATCTTAATTATTTGTAGTTATATTCACTATGTGGTACAAATATAGCGTGCATCTCGGCTGGGAAATATTGGACAGCTGCGGTTACTGTGACAGGTGATGTGTATATGTGGGATGGGAAGAAGGGGAAGGAGAAACCACCTGCTTTAACTCGGTTACATGGGGTTAAAAAGGCAACTTCAATTTCTGTTGGGGAGACCCATTTGTTGATCATTAGTTCTCTATATCATCCTGGTTACCCACCCAATATGTTGAAGAATGGTTCTATGCTCAAGCCGAAGATGGAAAGTGATACAGATGAACTCGATCAAGGTTTTATGTTTGATGAGGTTGAGTCAGAGGAAGTACTGTTTATCTCAGAAAAGGACACAGTCAAAAATAAGACTGCACCAGCCTTAAAGAGCCTTTGTGAGACGGTGGCTGCAGAGCATTTGGTGGAGCCACGGAATGCTATTCAACTGCTGGAAATTTCGGATTCACTAGGGGCAGAAGATCTAAGAAAACACTGCGAGGTATTTTCTTGTTCCTCTATGTGCTTCATTTGTGATCTTTTAGTGAGGAGAGGTTATGCTGTAGTATAAGGTTCAGGAATTTATAAAGTTTTGAAGTTAATGATAGAGTACTTCACAATTATAACTGTAGCGTATTCTAAACTCTCTTTTCGTGACTTTGTTCTGTAGCTCTATTTGCCAAAAGATTCAGAGTTTAGGTGCTTGTTCTCGAATATGATTGACCCTTGCTTATTCCATTAGACTGCAAAACATGAGATATCAGTCTGGGCTTGCTTCTGAAAGTTCTTTTTCTCCCCTCTTTTTGCTTCTCTTTGGCTGCTACTGAGTCGTGTGTGGTAGTGTACACAGGGGTATAGAGCTCTGTCCTTTCAAGATATTGCATCTATACCAATACATGGCTAACGAACAAAATTGCTTGAAAACCTACATGTTTTGAGAGTCGTGACTGATTCGCCACTTGGAGACAGATTTGTCAATATAATCCGACTGAAAAAAAACATGAGATTATGGGTAGGGAAGCGGAGGGGAAGGTAAAAAATACATCGTATTAGATCAGCTTACTATCCTAGTTTCCTTCCAATGAAACATAATCACTTAGTCAGAAAGGTTTCTTTTGCAGTAAAATGTGGTCAGGCTGAAAAGGTTAAAACCGGTTGTCTTGTCAATTTTTGTCATTCCCAATGCAGATTGCTGTTCGCTAAGGGCCCGGCCGactttaattctttttcttttgacaTCAGATTTATTGGTGGATTGTAAATTGCTGTAAGACATGATTTTGATACAAATGGAGTGGTAATCGAGCTCAAATTCTTTTATTGACTGTGTTTTCACTATAATCGTTAGTCTGGAGATTCTTTACAATCTTTGGTTAGCTGTTTAACCTTTTCTTATTACTAGTTTTAgtgtacgcgcgttgcgcgtgtattTCCGTCTTAGTAAAtggataattttaaaaaaattacataaatattatattaataaATTGTGTTTGAGTTATAGAATAGAAGTTAAAAAATATTAGTTGCTAAAAATGGTGATTGTTGATCTTATTTAGCTAACTCAATAAAggaacaataataacataagtcCTCAATCTTTAATCTTAAGTTCATTTTAGAAGATACAAACAAAATCAAGAAATCTTCTGTTCTCGCAAGCAAAAATTAAATTGTTCTATTTCTTTGATCAAtaaataatattataaaaattataaacaactcaaaaaataattttttttattgagAATTTGGCCGAATAAGCTATATGTTAAAGAAACGAGGGTGACGAACATTGTCAATTAGGTTAAGTTTTATATCCAATTGTAAAAATCATTATAGAGCATTAAGGTGCAGACAACGTATTTTATATATGTATCAAACAACATGCTGCATCCCTTACCAGAGTCCTTCTTTCTAGAATTTTTCGATGTCCTCTCCCTCTTCTTCGGATATAGATTATAGAGTGAGTAGAGTAATTCAATTAAAAATAGTAAGACAAAAGAGACGCCCTAACAACTAAGGATAATAACTTAGTCTCTGCTGGGGTCAAGAATCTCAAATCAATTTACCCAACTAAATATTGTTAggataaactttttaaaaattaCATAATGATATATGAACAAAAAATTAGCAGCAGAGCTACTTATAGTTTAAAAAAACACATACCAAAGCTCTGATTCGAGCTACTGGGTTGGCTGATAAATTTCTGCAACGTTACTGCTCATGTCATCCTGATATTTTGGTAATGCTTAGCATGCTAGTCGAAACCTTAATGGTTTCCGAGAAGCCATTCACATTCTTGTTGATCTCTTCCATTGGAATACcactatctatctatctatcatTGTTCCTATCGGGTTTGAATTCCACAATTTTAAATAGTATTGAAGTGTCTATTGTTCTATCTCCCAACCTGACAATAGTTTTCCAAACTCAATTAAGAAGAGCTAATCACCaagataataaaataaaataatattttcaaaCTATCAAAGATAGTCATAACTAATAGAACATTGTGACTTTTGAATAAGATGTACCAGTTATAAATCAATTAAACCATAGCAGAAGATGAACTATATCTTGAAAAAATTTGTCCAAATAAAGTATAAACATCGAATATTAGAAAAAGAGATAAAACATACCTAGTCGAGAAAAATGGCAGAAAAAAAAAATCGTAACCATAGCAGAAGAGTTCCAAAGACAAAGAATTGAGTCCTAGAGTTCTATTAACTTATATATTAGGTTTAGACTTCGTTTAGGTTTTAGTTGTAAATTCTCTATTCTTTTTACCCTGGATTTATATAAGGAAATATTCTAGTAATTAATTTTAAGGTCCTACGTATTTAAACTTACAATATAATTCAAAAATAGTCCAAATAAAAAAAGATTTAATAactaaattttagttgatttcaaatcCCTAAATATTAGGGAAATAATGAAATTATAAGTTCATCTAgtttgaaatttatttttaaagggtaaaaaagacgaacgacatttcgctaaggaccttcgtgcttttaatatagtatagattattattattattattattattattattattattattattattattattattattattattatttttacttaTTTTAATACCTTACACCCATTGGTGGGTTGCAGGTGCTGTCACTTCTATATTACTCATCATTCAAGACTATTTTATGGATAGTCTTATAGAAGCTAAGCGGAATTTTTTTTGCAGGATATTGCAATCCGCAATCTTGATTACATATTTACAGTCTCAGGCCATACAGTTGCAAATACTTCAGTTGACGTATTGGTTATGCTCGAGAAAGTGTGGGATATGAAGTCATCTGAACCCTGGAGTTATCGTCGGCTTCCAACTCCTACTGCCCCCTTCCCTGCCATAGTAGATAGTGAAGAAGATAATGATGATATTGAGTCTCTTAGGACGCGTGATCACTGTACAAACAGGCCAATGTTGAGACAAGAGAGAGACCAGAGATTAGATAACTTTCTACAGTCTGATGAAGTGAAAGACGGGGTTTTGAAACAGGTACGTGTTTTGAGGAAAAAGTTGCAGCAGATTGAGATGCTTGAAGATAAGCAATTCAAGGGGCAGACTCTTGATGATCAGCAAATTGCTAAGCTTCAGACAAGGCCAGAATTGGAGAAGTCTCTTGCTGAGCTTGGTGTCCCAGTAGAAACGCTCCAATCAACAGTTTCATCCTCTGTTCTTGCTGATGGAAAAGGGAGTAAAAAAGTGGACGTACCCAAGAAGCAAAGGAGAAAGAGCAAACAAAAGGCAGTACCAGTGGAGGTGGCGTCCAATAAATGTGAAAGTGCAGAATCCAGCCCCAGAAAGGGTGCCTTGGGTGTTCAAATTCCTGAAGTCCAGTACGAGGTGAGGTTTTTAACCATTTCTATTTGTTCAATTCTTGGTGATCTGAAGACTGTAAACTAGATTCCATGCCTATTTATACTGATTTAAACATATCATCCATTTATGTTAAGGTTTTTTGTTTTAAGCTGTTAGAGGATAATCTTCTACGAGGAGAGTGAAAAGTGAGAAATATCTTTTGATAGCTTAAGGTGATCAGGTTGATTAGTGTCAGATTATCGGTTACAGGAGTGCCTGGTTTGTTTCTGTACTTCTTAATTTTATATTGAGTAGCAGAGTGCTGATGAAAATGTCAGAGCTGCTATATGGCTATGTTTTAGGAGTCTTCTTAGCCCTATTAGAGGTTTCTATGGCAGTAGGAAATATAGAGAACTTCTAGTACCTTCcatttctatatatatatttttttttttgtaaaatgttgGCCTGAGATGAATTTAAATGGGGAACATTGTCAGTGAGGATTCACATAGCCAACCCCTACTGGTTTCGAACTGAggtgtagtagttgttgttgctgctatatATGGCTATTTTCTATATCTAATAATATATTGAATCTGGTTATTTGACTTCATATGTATCGCCACTAGTTTAAGGATGTATTTTTACTAGTCTTTGTGGTTTCCTCTAACAAGTCATTTCAGCAAAACCCCACTGCTGTTTATACATGGAAGCTGCTCTGATTGGATCATTGGACTCCGCATACTGATTTTCTTCCTGATGTTGACTGGGGAAATGTTTTACTTCTTAATAGTTTCTTTTCCAATTGTAGGATGACCACAAAGGTTTGGAAGGAGCTGCAGCCAATCAAGATGCAAAAGATTCTCCCTTTATCATCAAGAGAGACCTTGGAAACAGCCTTAATAGTAAAGGTTCGTCAGCTGTAGcatcaaagaagaaaaataggaaagGTGGACTTTCCATGTTTCTAAGTGGTGCTCTTGATGATGTTCCCAAAGCTGTAGTTCCACCACCAGTTGTGCAAAAAAGTGAAGGCCCTGCTTGGGGTGGTGCTAAGGTTACGAAAACCTCTGCATCTCTTCGAGAAATACAGGATGAGCAAAGCAAAGTAATAGATACAAAGCCCTTGAAGCCCAGGGACCTGGTAGAAGATCCCTCTGGTGATAGTAGTGGTGGTAAATTACGGTTGAGTTCATTTTTACAGTCCAATCCGATACCCATGTCACATACAGCACCTGTCTCTGATGTGGAAAAGAACACCCCTCCTTGGGCTGCCTCCGGTACGCCTCCTCTTTTACGTCCATCTCTCAGGGACATCCAACTGCAGCAGGTTGGTTATTCTCTACCCTACCTAGCCTCCTCCGATACTGCATTTGATTTCAGAATCCTACAATCCGGCATGTCTTTTGTTCCTGACACAAGACTATATTGGCTTTTATCTGCTGAATATTTTGCTGTAGGTAAAGCAACCGTTGGCCCTCTCTCATAGCCCAAAGACAAGAACTACTGGCTTCTCTGTGATGACGGGTCAAGGCTCACCATCAGAATCTAGTTGTCCGAGTCGCTGGTTCAAACCAGAAGTTGAAACACCTTCGTCTATCCGTTCAATACAGATAGAGGAAAGGGCTATCAAGGACCTAAAACGATTTTATAGCAATGTTAGGGTAGTTAAAAACCAGTCCTAATACTGTTTGGCATTCTTCATGTAATGCCTAATCAGAACAAGTTTCTAAGAATGCCAAGACAGTTTGGCATTCTATCTATAATTCCGACTCTGCTCTCTTTGTTCCGCTCGGCTAAGCTTTGCCCGTAAATAGGTGTACATTAGGCCCTAAGATGTTGGTGTTTGGAAGATTAGATTTCTTGTTATTTCTCTTCTTTTGGGTGTTCTCTAAAAAATAATTGGAACTCTAGCCGATTTTGGTTGGCTGGTATTCTGTTCACCCCATTTTGAATAAGGAGCCAATAAAGGGCAGTGTAAATATATGTATTTGTCCATGTCTTTATCTTGGATAAGTAGAAAAAGTTATTGGtcagttttcatttttttctttgtcCCAATTATTTTGGGTATGGGGTCTAGGGGTAGGGGAAGAACTTGACAGGATGAATGTCGCACCTCTTGGATGGATGAGATGTAGTGGTCTAGGTGATTTTATTGCCTTTCTCTTGTTGGGTAAAAACAAGCTGCCTTTACTTTGCAGTTGAGTTATTTTATGGAGACATATTGGACAGTGTAATCACATTTACATTTCAAATTGTAGACGCCTAAAACTTACACTGTTGAAATCTCAGTTATCACAATTGATTCCAGAATTCACGTGCTGAATAGGATAAGCTGCTATTTGACTTTTTGCCTGCATTCTAGTTTATGAGCTAGAGCTTCTTCATGCTTCAGAAAAATCTTGAGGGAGTAACATAAGTAATTCACATAAAAGTAACAGGCCTGGAGTCGAAAATGCTTCAATACACAAAGAAATACGGCTTAACGTCTCTGCCAAATTTCTTTTGCCTTCGCTGCATTGGCCCGGAGTGGACtggataatttattttcctttattACATCTTCAATAAAATCCTTATTGAACACACCCTCCACCACGCTGAAAAATCCTTATTAATTAAGAGAAATTGCTTTTGTATTAGCTCTGAAAGTTTGAGAAGATATCGAATCTTTATATTTTGGCTTGACGTGGATACAATTATTCCTACTCGATGCAAAAGATGGTCAGCTGCTTTCCGAATTGATGGCATAATGGATCTGTAAGGTCAGTAGCACATTGGTATACTAACTATTTTATGTAGGTATCTTTCTAGGAATGACAATGGGGCGGCCGGGGCGGGTGTGGGGCGAGTTTGAGCTTAACCCGCAAAATTTCAACCCCCATCCCGCCCCGCATAGCAGTTTTTTCTATTTTCAACCCATCCCGCACTGCCCCACAAAGACCCACCCCGCCCCGcattttattttcatttgttaTTTTTGCTGAAAAAGCACaagtttaatattttattttttcagtttcTTAAATCCCTCATATCCaactattatatttttattttcagaaattataaTAGAAAATGTGATACATTATTTAATAGTCAAGCATCTTTGATAGTTAGACACACGAAAGTGTTTCAAGTCATTCGCTAGCAAAAGTTTTTCGCATCTTTCTTTGTCATCTCAGTTCTTTATCTACAGGTCGATTGTGTAATAGTCGCGTACCTTCTTCCTTGATTCTTCTCTCCTGATTATCTCTGTGATTCGAGGGCTGAAGCCGCGTATTTCTCAAATGTAGGATAATGCAAACTTCCTGGGGATGTATTTGATCTCCAGCTTCTTGAACTATTTGATTGTCAAGAAGTATCCTGCCATATtttgatctctttgtgaataTCCCAAAAGTTTATAGGATTTGAGACGATCTCCATTTTTGAGATATTTTTTTAAAGGATTATGTAACCCTTTTTATAAGAGTGACCTAGAGTTTTGGTAGAGTAGACTCCAAGCAACACGGGCAGACTCCTAGAATTTTAAGAGGTCTTGTAGTatcttgaatttaggatttagctTGATCCATTAAGATTTCAATGTCTAtaaatgccccctacttcaaggTTTGTCGGGGTGTAGCCTTGGAGAAACTTGAAGACGAGACTTGAAGTACCCGATCATCATAATAGAAAATTTTGAAGCTTGCAGTTTCGATTTGCAGGAGGAAGAGATGAAGGGCAGAActggtcccactgggcgtgccagaatttgtagacaataaattgcgtcgagaaaataaaatcaagaccgaaaatatcgcaacaatcatagtattttatttcgaatatttgagtgttacaatctctatgatttCTCTTATTCTACTTTTCTAATATAAATTCAAGGGTCTtcaagcttgatcttgaatttgaatttgatttaTCCGTTGCGAACACTTTGATTGTTACCATGAATTTTATCACGaacaagtagccttgatcttgaacgccttgttttggcttcgttcttgatcttgagTTTGAttacttgaacttgaacttgcTTTGTTcctcgttcttgagcttgaacttgatttgttattcgttcttgagcttgaacttgattgcttgaagcttgaaacttgtggaggaatttgcaatgtttgatccacgagctctttcttgcttcttattataacttctggtgtTTTTTCTGGGTTATGaatacccctatttatagttgtggaagagaagagttatgataagaacaaactctttccgaccaatcaaattaaaGTGTGACATGGCGGTATTTGATTcaccagaacatgtcacttgcatacgtgacgcgatttcattggccttttaatgtgacttgacatgctttgtcattttgacacgtggcatgatcctattggctcttccgtttgacttggcgcgccacgtcatttgacacgtagcaccaaactgggcctctaggaagatgacatcttgggcttaatgaagtgggctcatcactttagcccaattaaatgggtagcccaatggattaacacttatttatttaatccatatatattggacttatatagttaattcaattatattagcccatatatttatttggaccaatatatcttgaatttaaaatatagtccaaattattttattgaatttaaatttaataaattttgcaTGCCTACAAGATTGTAAAAAGATTTCTTGAATTTATTATTCATATCGTATCTATATAGTTTTATTACCTTCAAACCGGGCAAAATCATTCTAAGTATATGGTAAATTTTTCAACTTCTCAGTAACTCTGATCGATTAACTAATAAATTTTTAGGGCAAAAAAAAACATGTTCATAAATTTTCCCATTAAAATTAAAGGGTGCTTGATTCCGGCTATATTCAGGGTGAGATTAAAAAAGATAGTGCTGAGGGTTGGTTAAAAGGAAAAAGTGAAAAGAATGAATAATGTCTCACATTTGTACAGTCCATAGTGATTTCCAGAGTAAACCCGCAAGGAACCGCAATGGAACCGCAACCGCCCCGCATTAGATTTTGAAAAATTAGTTTTAACCCGCCCGCCTCACACCCGCACCGTCCCATTGCCATCCTTATATCTTTCAGACTTCTCAATTTCATTCTTCAAATGTTCAATTTGATCCCAATTTGATCTGGAAATTGAATGTCGTATATAATACTACAAAGTCTTAGGATACGGGTGTTGTGGTATATCCTATCTCAATGAattcataatatatatatatatatatatatatatatattaaaagttaACAAAAGTGTAAGTTTCGAAAAATGATGCTTGTTGACCCATTTAATTAACTCAATTCTCTATTCCACATAAATCCTGAACCAATTCATTTCACTCATAAAAgacatttttctcttttctcacaAACAAAGTACAATTGTCCaattatttttaaacaacaaGAAGTATCATAGGAATTATTTCTTACAAATTAGAAAAGAATAAAGGGAAAAggtccaaaattattgttttactATGGTATATTGTTTACTTCTGCTATCCGTTATACTTTTCGTCCAAATCTATCCCTATCGTTAACAAAGTTTGCATAATTGCCCTAGCAGATCTACACTAAGGGTGTTAAACGGGTGGGCCGGGTTGGGTTGGAATTTTTTGGACCCGTACGGGTTATGGTCCGGGCCGGTTACGGATTGAGGcttaacgggttcgggttcatcgGGGTAAAAATTGAACTGTAAGGGTTACGGGTTGAGGGGGCCGAGCCGGGTttagtatatttttttatttttttttgtattttgtataactattgtaagttatat
This genomic stretch from Nicotiana sylvestris chromosome 9, ASM39365v2, whole genome shotgun sequence harbors:
- the LOC104228942 gene encoding uncharacterized protein codes for the protein MEDIVPLSCQKQQHIPARKHSFSGCSKDLWAAVQDGSVADVDSSLAFLKKSGGNINIRNAFGLTPLHIATWRNHVPIVKRLLAAGADPDARDGESGWSSLHRALHFGHLAIASILLQSGASITLEDTKSRTPIDLLSGPVLQGFENKNSAATEVFSWGSGVNYQLGTGNAHIQKLPCKVDSLHGSVIKLVSAAKFHSAAVTARGELYTWGFGRGGRLGHPDFDIHSGQAAVITPRQVISGLGARRVKAVAAAKHHTVIATEAGEVFTWGSNREGQLGYTSVDTQPTPRRVSSLRSKVVAVAAANKHTSVVSDLGEVFTWGCNKEGQLGYGTSNSASNYAPRIVEYLKGKNFVGVSAAKYHTVVLGSDGEVFTWGHRLVTPKRVVIGRNLKKMGNIPLKFHRKERLHVVAIAAGTTHSMALTEDGTLFYWVSSDPDLRCQQLYSLCGTNIACISAGKYWTAAVTVTGDVYMWDGKKGKEKPPALTRLHGVKKATSISVGETHLLIISSLYHPGYPPNMLKNGSMLKPKMESDTDELDQGFMFDEVESEEVLFISEKDTVKNKTAPALKSLCETVAAEHLVEPRNAIQLLEISDSLGAEDLRKHCEDIAIRNLDYIFTVSGHTVANTSVDVLVMLEKVWDMKSSEPWSYRRLPTPTAPFPAIVDSEEDNDDIESLRTRDHCTNRPMLRQERDQRLDNFLQSDEVKDGVLKQVRVLRKKLQQIEMLEDKQFKGQTLDDQQIAKLQTRPELEKSLAELGVPVETLQSTVSSSVLADGKGSKKVDVPKKQRRKSKQKAVPVEVASNKCESAESSPRKGALGVQIPEVQYEDDHKGLEGAAANQDAKDSPFIIKRDLGNSLNSKGSSAVASKKKNRKGGLSMFLSGALDDVPKAVVPPPVVQKSEGPAWGGAKVTKTSASLREIQDEQSKVIDTKPLKPRDLVEDPSGDSSGGKLRLSSFLQSNPIPMSHTAPVSDVEKNTPPWAASGTPPLLRPSLRDIQLQQVKQPLALSHSPKTRTTGFSVMTGQGSPSESSCPSRWFKPEVETPSSIRSIQIEERAIKDLKRFYSNVRVVKNQS